From the Pseudomonadota bacterium genome, the window GCGCCGCTGGAACCCGAAAATGGGTCGCTATATTTTTGGCGTGCGCAACAGCGTCCATATTCTTGATCTGCAGCAGACGGTGCCGATGTTTCACCAGGCGCTGACGGCGCTTCGCGATGTCGCGGCCGGAGGCGGACGGGTCCTGTTCGTCGGCACCAAGCGTCAGGCATCCGAACCCGTTGCCGACGCGGCGCGCCGAAGTGGCCAATACTATGTAAATCACCGTTGGCTTGGCGGCATGATGACCAACTGGAAGGCCGTTTCCGGGTCGATCAAAACCTTGATCAGTCTCGAAGAAAGATTGGCTGACGAGAACCTCGGTCTGACCAAGAAAGAAATTCTGCAGCTCACCCGTAAGCGCGATAAGTTGGATCGCGCGCTGGGCGGCATCAAGGACATGGGCGGCGTTCCCGATATCCTCGTGGTGATCGATACGAATAAAGAAGATATCGCCGTTTTGGAAGCTCGCAAATTGGGCATTCCCGTGGTCGCGGTGGTGGATAGCAACTGCGACCCTGAATTGATTACCTATCCGATTCCCGGAAACGATGACGCAATTCGGGCCGTGAGTTTCTATTGCGACCTGTTTTCGCGCGCAATTATTGATGGCCTGCAACAAGAATTGGCCGCATCTGGCGCCGATATCGGCGAATCACTTGAAGCACCGATAGAAGAGATTCCGACCGAAGCTGCCGTTGAAGACGCGGCGGCGGAAGTCGTGGCGCCTGAAGCGGAAACTCAAACCAAAGCGGAGACTGAATCGCCAGAGCAACCCGCCGAGGCAGAATCTCAAGAGGCGCCGGTCGCTAGCCCCGCTTAGGGCGGATAACAACAAATTTTTGATGACGAACGCGCCGCCCGATATCGGCGCTGGAGCTGAGGAGTTAGGAATCATGGCCGAGATCACGGCAGCGTTGGTCAAAGAGTTACGCGAAAAAACCGGCGTCGGAATGATGGATTGCAAGAAAGCGTTGGGTGAAACCTCCGGCGATTTAGAGGCGGCTGTCGATTGGCTGCGCAAAAACGGCCTGGCCGCCGCCGCAAAAAAATCCGGGCGTGTCGCCTCGGAAGGTCTCATCGGTCTCGCCGCCGGTGAAAATTCAGCTGCGCTCGTAGAGGTGAATTCTGAGACAGACTTCGTATCGCGCAATGAAGAATTCCAGAATGCGGTGCGCGACGTAGCGGCCCTCGCATTGACCTGCGGTGGCGATATCGAAAAATTGGGCGCGTCGGAATATCCCGGCAAGGGTCATAGCGTCGAAGCCGAAATTACACAGCTTATTGCGACAATTGGTGAGAATATCAGTGTTCGGCGTACAGCCGTGCTATCTGTCGATACCGGCGTGGTCGGCAGCTACGTGCATGCCGCATCGGCGCCGGGCCTGGGCCGGATCGGCGCGCTTGTGGCCATTCGTTCCGAGGGCGATAAAAAAGCGTTGACCCAGCTTGCGCATCAACTCGCTATGCATGTGGCTGCGGCAAGCCCGCAGGCTGTTTCTATCGAGGATCTCGACAGCAACGATGTGGAGCGCGAACGCGCTATACTCCGCGAGCAGGCTGAGGGTTCGGGCAAGGCCGCCGAAATCATCGACAAAATGGTTGAAGGCCGATTGCGGAAATATTATGAGGAAGTTGTTCTTCTAAATCAGACGTTTGTCATAGACGGTGAAACTAAAATCTCATCACTAATCGAGCAATTGCAAAAAGACCTGGGTAGCACCGTCGAGGTCGCCGGAATACGCCGTTTCGCGCTTGGAGAGGGAATCGAGCGCAAAGTAAGTGATTTCGCGGCTGAGGTCGCAGCACAGCTCAAATAGAGTCCATTCCTGTCACCGCGCCTCTGAAACATGGAGGCGGAGAGATCTTTGATGTAAGGTCACTGCCTGGGCGGTTTGAGCCCTGAATTTGCTGGCACGCCTAATCTGTGGGTCCCGGGTGGTATCACTGGGGCGCGCAAGACAATTTAAACGTCACATCCTGCGTAGAGTCTCGGGAGTACTTATGGATCCTGGCACCAAATTTCATCGCATTCTCCTCAAAATATCGGGAGAAGCGCTGATGGGAGATGAGCCATACGGAATTGACAGCGACACGGTGGGCCGAATCGCTGTTGATATTGCTGACGTTCACCGCCAAGGCGTACAAGTTTGCGTAGTGGTAGGGGGCGGCAATATCTTTCGTGGGATATCCGGCGCCGCGGCCGGAATGGAACGCGCTAGCGCCGATTATGTTGGCATGCTGGCGACGGTAATGAACGCGTTAACTATGCAGTTCGCGTTAGAGAAAATCGATGTGACAACGCGTGTGCTGTCCGCCATTCCGATGGCGACCGTATGCGAACCCTATGTCCGCCGCAGAGCCATTCACCATATGGGCAAAGGGCGGCTGGTAATATTTGCGGCAGGCACGGGCAATCCGTTTTTTACCACCGACACGGCGGCGGCGTTGCGGGCGGCCGAAATGGGATGTGACGCCTTGTTTAAGGGGACTAAGGTCGATGGCGTCTATTCCGCCGACCCCGAATTAGACAGCAGCGCCGAACGGTACGATAGACTGAGCTATTTGGATGTTCTGTCGCGCGACCTCAAAGTGATGGACGCTTCGGCAATATCATTGGCACGGGAAAATCGAATTCCGATTGTCGTATTCTCGATTCGCCAGCCTGGCGGATTGAGCGCCGTCTTAAAGGGAGATGGTGCCTATACAATCATTGGTGAACGGGAGTAATCCAATGGCAGAAGAACCCGATGTTGATGATTTGCAGCGTCGTATGAACGGCGCTCTTGAAGTGTTGAGGCAAG encodes:
- the rpsB gene encoding 30S ribosomal protein S2; protein product: MALPEFTMRQLLEAGVHFGHQTRRWNPKMGRYIFGVRNSVHILDLQQTVPMFHQALTALRDVAAGGGRVLFVGTKRQASEPVADAARRSGQYYVNHRWLGGMMTNWKAVSGSIKTLISLEERLADENLGLTKKEILQLTRKRDKLDRALGGIKDMGGVPDILVVIDTNKEDIAVLEARKLGIPVVAVVDSNCDPELITYPIPGNDDAIRAVSFYCDLFSRAIIDGLQQELAASGADIGESLEAPIEEIPTEAAVEDAAAEVVAPEAETQTKAETESPEQPAEAESQEAPVASPA
- the tsf gene encoding translation elongation factor Ts, coding for MAEITAALVKELREKTGVGMMDCKKALGETSGDLEAAVDWLRKNGLAAAAKKSGRVASEGLIGLAAGENSAALVEVNSETDFVSRNEEFQNAVRDVAALALTCGGDIEKLGASEYPGKGHSVEAEITQLIATIGENISVRRTAVLSVDTGVVGSYVHAASAPGLGRIGALVAIRSEGDKKALTQLAHQLAMHVAAASPQAVSIEDLDSNDVERERAILREQAEGSGKAAEIIDKMVEGRLRKYYEEVVLLNQTFVIDGETKISSLIEQLQKDLGSTVEVAGIRRFALGEGIERKVSDFAAEVAAQLK
- the pyrH gene encoding UMP kinase; this encodes MDPGTKFHRILLKISGEALMGDEPYGIDSDTVGRIAVDIADVHRQGVQVCVVVGGGNIFRGISGAAAGMERASADYVGMLATVMNALTMQFALEKIDVTTRVLSAIPMATVCEPYVRRRAIHHMGKGRLVIFAAGTGNPFFTTDTAAALRAAEMGCDALFKGTKVDGVYSADPELDSSAERYDRLSYLDVLSRDLKVMDASAISLARENRIPIVVFSIRQPGGLSAVLKGDGAYTIIGERE